In Burkholderia contaminans, the following proteins share a genomic window:
- a CDS encoding septal ring lytic transglycosylase RlpA family protein, which translates to MNLRFPSRFGTIALFFALTGCAVPPSQTTSSANQKKAVDKTAAAAKADDDKQQLSFDSALASMPAADSKDAKKSSLADAEPIDGKDVSDFRQTGRASWYGRDFHGRRTANGERFNMNALTAAHRTLPLSSYIKVTNASSGKWVVVKVNDRGPFKRGRVLDLSYAAAKMIGLVHAGTGRVKIEGLSPQEAREARDQMFASVSTK; encoded by the coding sequence ATGAATTTACGTTTTCCGAGTCGATTCGGGACCATTGCATTGTTTTTTGCGCTGACGGGCTGCGCGGTGCCACCCAGCCAGACCACCAGCAGCGCGAACCAGAAGAAAGCGGTCGACAAGACGGCCGCTGCCGCGAAAGCGGACGACGACAAGCAGCAACTCAGTTTTGATTCCGCGCTGGCGTCGATGCCGGCTGCCGACAGCAAGGACGCGAAGAAGTCGTCGCTGGCGGACGCCGAGCCGATCGATGGCAAGGATGTGTCCGATTTCCGCCAGACGGGCCGCGCATCGTGGTACGGGCGGGATTTCCACGGCCGCCGCACCGCGAACGGCGAGCGCTTCAACATGAACGCGCTCACCGCCGCACACCGCACGCTGCCGCTGTCGTCCTACATCAAGGTGACGAACGCGTCGAGCGGCAAGTGGGTCGTCGTGAAGGTCAACGATCGCGGGCCGTTCAAGCGCGGCCGCGTGCTCGACTTGTCGTATGCAGCTGCCAAGATGATCGGCCTTGTGCACGCCGGCACGGGCCGCGTGAAGATCGAAGGGCTGTCGCCGCAGGAAGCGCGCGAGGCGCGCGACCAAATGTTCGCGTCGGTCTCGACGAAGTAA
- a CDS encoding MBL fold metallo-hydrolase, whose amino-acid sequence MKVTLIPVTPFQQNCSLLVCEKTGRAAVVDPGGDLDRIEQEVARQNVQVEKVLLTHGHIDHCAGAKTLATHYGVPIEGPQEEERFWIEKLPMQSERFGFPAADTFEPDRWLNDGDTVQFGDETLEVYHCPGHTPGHVVFFSRAHRVAIVGDVLFAGSIGRTDFPRGNHEDLVRSIKEKLWPLGDDVTFVPGHGPVSTFGDERRTNPFVSDKVFG is encoded by the coding sequence ATGAAAGTCACGCTCATTCCGGTCACGCCGTTCCAGCAGAACTGCTCGCTGCTCGTTTGCGAGAAAACGGGCCGCGCCGCCGTCGTCGATCCGGGTGGCGATCTCGACCGGATCGAACAGGAAGTCGCGCGGCAGAACGTGCAGGTCGAGAAGGTGCTGCTCACGCACGGGCACATCGATCACTGCGCCGGCGCGAAGACGCTCGCGACGCACTACGGCGTGCCGATCGAGGGGCCGCAGGAAGAAGAGCGCTTCTGGATCGAGAAACTGCCGATGCAGAGCGAACGCTTCGGCTTTCCGGCCGCCGACACTTTCGAGCCCGATCGCTGGCTGAACGACGGCGACACCGTGCAGTTCGGCGACGAGACGCTCGAGGTCTATCACTGCCCGGGCCATACGCCCGGCCACGTCGTGTTCTTCAGCCGCGCGCATCGCGTCGCGATCGTCGGCGACGTGCTGTTCGCCGGCTCGATCGGTCGAACCGATTTCCCGCGCGGCAATCACGAGGATCTCGTCCGGTCGATCAAGGAGAAGCTGTGGCCGCTCGGCGACGACGTGACGTTCGTGCCGGGCCACGGCCCGGTGTCGACGTTCGGCGACGAGCGCCGCACGAACCCGTTCGTGTCCGACAAGGTGTTCGGATGA
- a CDS encoding exonuclease, with the protein MNQTAIPEIYVSTDVEADGPIPGPHSMLSFASAAYTEDKQLIATFSANLETLPGAQAHPVQEAWWKTEPEAWAACRKDLQAPEAALLAYVDWVEALPGKPVFVAMPAGFDFTFMFWYMMRFAGRCPFSWSALDIKTLAFAMTGLPYRKAIKPRFPKHWFDDHPHTHVALDDAIEQGALFCNMLADLRRQQAALAGLAVSDTDRSENAGAGQNPTDPRAN; encoded by the coding sequence ATGAACCAGACCGCCATCCCGGAAATTTACGTCAGCACCGATGTCGAGGCCGACGGCCCGATTCCCGGCCCGCACTCGATGCTGAGCTTTGCCTCAGCCGCCTATACCGAGGACAAGCAGCTGATCGCGACGTTCTCGGCGAACCTCGAAACGCTGCCGGGCGCGCAGGCGCACCCGGTGCAGGAAGCGTGGTGGAAGACCGAGCCCGAAGCATGGGCCGCGTGCCGAAAGGATCTGCAGGCGCCCGAGGCGGCGCTGCTCGCGTACGTCGACTGGGTCGAGGCGCTGCCCGGCAAGCCGGTGTTCGTCGCGATGCCGGCCGGCTTCGATTTCACGTTCATGTTCTGGTACATGATGCGCTTCGCGGGACGCTGCCCGTTCTCGTGGTCGGCGCTCGACATCAAGACGCTCGCGTTCGCGATGACGGGCCTGCCGTACCGCAAGGCCATCAAGCCGCGGTTTCCGAAGCACTGGTTCGACGACCATCCGCACACGCACGTCGCGCTCGACGATGCGATCGAGCAAGGCGCGCTGTTCTGCAACATGCTTGCCGACCTGCGCCGCCAGCAGGCTGCGCTCGCCGGCCTCGCGGTGTCGGACACCGATCGGTCGGAAAACGCAGGCGCGGGACAAAATCCCACGGATCCACGAGCAAATTAG
- a CDS encoding Lrp/AsnC family transcriptional regulator — protein MEAQVTLDSFSQKILRLLQLDARRSVQEISDQVGLSSTPCWRRIKDMEQSGVIQRYTALLDREKLGLHVCALAHVHLTRHNEGGVEQFEREISTCPEVTECYSTTGEADYILKIVAPDIKAYDVFLHERIFKIPAVSQVRTSVVLREIKFDTQLPL, from the coding sequence ATGGAGGCGCAGGTGACGCTCGATTCCTTTTCGCAAAAAATCCTTCGCCTGTTGCAGCTCGACGCGCGCCGCTCGGTCCAGGAAATCTCGGACCAGGTCGGCCTGTCGAGCACGCCGTGCTGGCGCCGCATCAAGGACATGGAACAGTCGGGCGTGATCCAGCGCTACACGGCGCTTCTCGATCGCGAGAAGCTCGGCCTGCACGTCTGCGCGCTCGCGCACGTGCACCTGACCCGCCACAACGAAGGCGGCGTCGAGCAGTTCGAGCGCGAGATCTCGACCTGCCCGGAAGTCACCGAGTGCTACAGCACGACCGGCGAAGCCGATTACATCCTCAAGATCGTCGCGCCGGACATCAAGGCCTACGACGTGTTCCTCCACGAGCGCATCTTCAAGATCCCCGCCGTGTCGCAGGTGCGCACGAGCGTCGTGCTCCGCGAGATCAAGTTCGACACGCAACTGCCGCTGTAA